The DNA segment ACTGAGGAGGTGGGGACTGGATCGGGTGCTTGGTGGGAACCCCACTTGCTTGCTCCTTTGCTCCCTCCTGATGCTGTCTCTCCCCCCCTTACCCTAGAACAGTGAAGCCAGTTGTTGGCGGGATCTCTCTCCAGAAGGTTGCGCACCCCTCACAGGTAGGGGAGGGGTCAAGAGTGAGGGAGTGAGATCATTCTTCCCTTGAGACATCTCAGATCTTGTTCTGTGCCACATGTAGGGGACAGGGGACCCAGGCCCCTAGCCTGAAGGATTCCCCAGTCTTAGTAGAGAATTTGTAAATCATCATAACGATTCCAAAGGGAGCTTTAAGGGAGCCATGAAATATGGAACCTGGTCTGGTCTTGGGGTTCAGGGAAGGCCTCCGCAGGAGGGGAGCTGGGCTCAGGGGTCCCCTATTTATCCCAGAGGAAGAACTGGACTTGCGACTCATTCGGACCAAGGGTGGTGTGGACGCTGCCCTGGAGTACGCTAAAGCATGGAGCCGCTATGCCAAGGAGCTGCTGGCCTGGACAGACAAGAGAGCCAACTATGGTGAGGCTCCCTTCTGCCCAGCCCCTGAAGGCAAGCAGGACCCAAACCCCAGCTGCCTGTGGACcattgtctctcctcctcctagAGCTCGAGTTTGCTAAGAGCATCATGAAGCTCGCCGAGGCTGGCAAGGCGTCCATTCTCCAGCAGGTAGGTACCAGCCCTCACCAGCCTGACCCCCAGATCCTCCAGCCCTATCTGGTCAGTTCCTGAGCTAGCCCTGCACTCCACTCCAGAGCCAAATGCCACTCCAGTACATCTACACCTTGTTTCTGGAGCATGACCTGAGCCTGGGGGCCCTGGCCATGGACACAGTGGCCCAGCAGAAGAGAGACTACTACCAGGTGAGTCCTCCCGCCACTCAGGAGGAGGCTGGAGCCCAGAGGTGCTCAGGGTCTTCTCCAGTGTCCCTTCACTGAGATTTAAGCCCAGCGTTCTGTGAATGGTGCTTTCATTTGAGAGGGCCTCAGGGAGGACTGGTTTCAGGGAGAGCTCAGAGGTGAGGTGTTCGTGGCTGGTCTTTGCTGCTTCgtgggttcctctttctcccaccCTTTACTCCCAGCACCCTCGCACCCCACCCCCTTTGTCCCCCTAACACTAGTTAGGAAGAAAGAAGGGTAGCGGGGAAAGAGGGATacagatccctgaatctaatttctttccttttgtctcttctttgagcacaactactaacaaatCACAACCCCAGAATGACCAACAGCCACAGACCCCACCTTTTGGGGTGCTAGCATTTAAATACcatctgaaaagttcccagaattccaaacaccaGACAGTCACtgaaactgtctgcagctggcagaACCATGCCTCTGCTTGAGCACGAGGCGAATCACAGTCAGCCGCTGGGGACAGTCTGAAGCTGCCCCACATCCCGTCcttcacacctgggattaaaacaaaaacacactctTGTAATAATtctgcggttttttttttttgtttgtttgtttttaaagaacccaGGGTTCTAGGATTCTCCTCTAGGTGCTTGCTGCACgagtctgaagacctgagtcccatccctgagctccatccctgagctccatccctgagctccatccctgagTCCCATCCCTGAGCCccatccctgagctccatccctgagctccatccctgagctccatccctgagctccatccctgagctccatccctgagctccatccctgaaacccacataaagatagaaaaaagCAGAGCCCCAGCTTCACATGCCGTCCTCTGCCCTTCACATGCAGATCATGGCATGCTGCCTCTGTACACACATCAGAATAACAAATAGGTCTTTTTAAAGGAAGGGCTGGAGATAGAGCACAGTAGTAGAATACTTAGCTAGCAAGGCCAGGGATTCAAATCtccagtaacaacaacaacaaaaaagagccgggcatggtggcgcatgcctttaatcccagcacttgagaggcagaggcaggcggatttctgagttcgaggccagcctggtctacaaagtgagttccaggacagccagggctatacagagaaaccctgtctcgaaaaaacaaaaaagaaagaaagaaagaaagaaagaaagaaagaaagaaagaaagaaagaaagaaagaaagaaagaaaggaaaagaaaagaaaagaaaggaaaagaaaagaaaagaaaagaaaagaaaagaaaagaaaagaaaagaaaagaaaagaaaagaaaagaaaagaaaagaaaaggaagagcccACTGAGGTAGCTCATCCAGtgaagatgcttgccaccaagcatggtgacctaagtttgatccttggaacccacatggaGGAAAGAGATAACatgtcttctgtcctccacaaacgtgccacacatacacaaatacaaaagaaaaaaattaaaaacggGAAGCTAGAGAGATTCAGTGGTGAGCACacgctactcttgcagagggccatTCACATCCACCTGTAACTCCGGCTCCTGATGCTTCTATTCTCCATAGGtacccacactcatgtgcacatgcatgcacacacacacacaatttaagataatacaaattttaattgaaaaagtaCACCAATAGGATTGTCAGGATGAGTGTTTCTCAGGAATAAAACCTCAGGATGTCTGGGTTCCTGAAGAAAAGATGGGGTGATCGATCACATAACTTTCTGCTCATGTACTTGGACCTACGGTAAAAAAGGCCtggttagaaaaaagaaaaaaacaacaacaaaaaacagattcAGACAAGGGTTCGAGTCTAAGGGAGTCAGGCAGGAAACGGAACAGATGGGGTTCCTGAAGCTGCTTTCCCCCCATGCCCATCCTCCCACAGCCTCTGGCGGCCAAAAGGATGGAAATTGAGAAGTGGAGGAAGGAATTCAAGGAACAGTGGCTGAAGGAGCAGAAGCGCATGGTAAGGCCAGGCGTGGGTTGGGCCCTGCCCCGAAGAACGGAGTCCTCTGCAGGCCAAGGGCTTATGGTCCTCTTACTGCCTCCAAGAATGAGGCAGTGCAGGCACTGCGGCGCTCCGAGCTCCAGTACATTCAACGCAGAGAGGACCTAAGGGCACGCTCCCAGGGGTCCCCTGAGGACCCTCCTTCCCAGGCATCTCCCGGATCCAACAAGCAACAGGAGCGTAGACGGCGCTCCCGAGAGGAGGCACAGGCCAAGGTCGGACACACAGTACTGAGATTCCCTAGCGTCTGGCCACTCACCTCTCTCCAACTCCCGTCCACTTAAGCCTTGGTTTCCCCAGGCACATGAGGCAGAGGCTCTGTACCAGGCCTGTGTCCGGGAGGCTAATACTCGCCAGCAGGATCTGGAGACCACCAAGCGGCGGATAGTGTCGCATGTGCGCAAGCTGGTGCTGCAAGGAGACGAAGTGCTTCGGCGGGTAAGGCCCTCCTCCACGGTCACCCTTGGTTCATTGTCCTTAGTGTATACTCCTTTCCTGTGTTCCTAACGCAGCCCTGAGCCCCCAGGACGCCATTTTTACCGCAGGCCCCATACCTGATGACAGCCCAAACCTAGTCCTACAGCCTACCAGTGACAGCCCCGCCCTCAGACATTGGCTTTGCTTCCTAAGGGTTAGGCACAGCCCCCTGGAATCTAGGTCAAATATTCATCCTTGCAGGTGACGCTGGGTCTGTTTGAGCTGCGAGGGGCGCAGGCAGAGCGAGGACCCCGCTCCTTCTCTGCTCTGGCTGAGTGCTGTGTGCCCTTTGAACCTGGCCAGCGCTACCAGGAGTTTGTTCGCACACTGCAACCCGGGGCCCCACCGCCGCCATCTCCCGCCTTCTGCTTCCAGGAGTTCACAGCTGTGATGCACAGGTGTGCCCTAGGGCTGGGCTTGGAGTTTTAGTGTATACTATACCTCTCTTGTCACGCTCCCACCCCAGATGAGTCCCTTGCGTTTCTAACCAGTCTCCAATTACTtcagtgttttggagatgtttgcttgtttgtttgtgagacaggtttctctgtgtagccctggctgtcctggaactcgatctgtagaccaggctggcctcgaactcagagagatcctcctgcctctgcctcccaactgggatcaaaggcgtgcactgTGACTGCCTGACCCTGGGATACATTTGAAACAGGGCATCTCTGGataaccctggctgccctagaacttgctTAGTGTCTGTTTatttgaagaattatttttattgacaagtgtgtgtgtgtgtgtgtgtgtgtgtgtgtgtgtgtgtgtgtgtgtgtgccacctgtGTGCAGGTActcttagaggccagaagagggtggcagatgcTGTGAgaagagttataggcagttgtggaCCACCAATGTGGATCTTGGGAACTGAATGTgggtcctggaagagcagccaagagCTTataaccactgagacacctctccagcccctcgtgtgtttgtttgtttgcttgcttttaaatgGCTCAATGGCTTTCGTTAGGGGTGCTTACAGGATCGTGGGAGGCTTTTCATGAGTTATCCCAATCCTAGGATCCGGGGCTAGGACACCTAAGGGACCAAGATGGTCCTGGACACCAGAGCTTTCAGTCCTGTATCCTTGGAGTCGGGACCCAGACACCACGCACACTCGCCGTCACCCAGGCCAGTTTCTGGGGATCAACCCTCAATCCTCTCTTCTCCCAGTTTCCCTCAGGACACAAAAAAGAAGTTTTCGGGGCCTCTACCTACAAGGTTGGAGGAGGACCCCTCTGAGCCTGGCCCTTGGGAAGTTGCCAGCTTAGGCAGCCAGGGTAAGTGCGTTGAGGCCTGTGGGTAAAGGGCCTGGGCTTGGGCCAGCCTGACCGACCTGTCCCCACACAGGGATCACAGGCAGTGATGTGGACAGTGTAGGTGGTGGCAGTGAGTCCCGGTCTTTGGATTCTCCCACTTCCAGCCCAGGTGAGGGCAGGGCCTGACTCTGCCACCCACATACACACCTGTGCCCTTTTGCCTCCCACTCTCTGTCCTCCCGCTCCTAGCCCAGCACTGACCTTTAATCTCCAGCCTACGTCTTGGCCTGCTCTACCGCACACCCTGATCCTCAAGTGTAGACGTACTCACTGTCTTGGTGGGGATTTCCTCTAACCCACCAGACAAAGGCCTGGCCCATTCCTGAACTCTTAACCTCTGGCCCCTGACCCTTCCTCCCAAGGGTATCTCTGGGAGCTTTTGAAAGGCCCTGAAAACCACATCTGCCTCCTTAGACCTAGCCTGTGCCATGACCTTAGACCTAGCCTGTGCCATGACCTTAGACCTAGCCTGTGCCATGACCTTAGACCTAGCCTGTGCCATGACCTTAGACCTAGCCTGTGCCATGACCTTAGACCTAGCCTGTGCCATGACCTTAGACCTAGCCTGTGCCATGACCTTAGACCTAGCCTGTGCCATGACCTTAGACCTAGCCTGTGCCATGACCACCGTAACCCTACCTTTGTGTTCCTCTGACCCCAGGTGCTGGTGCCCGCCGGCTTGTAAAGGCTTCATCCACAGGCACCGAATCCTCAGATGACTTTGAGGAACGAGACCCCGGTAAGGCCGGACATGGGTGGGCATGTGGGCTTACAGGGACAAGATGGGGACCCTGACAGCCTTGACCTCTCTCCTTGCAGAtctgggggatgggatggagaaTGGAGTAGGCAGCCCTTTCAGGAAGTGGACACTGTCCACAGCTGCTCAAACCCACCGACTACGGCGGCTGCGGGGCCCGGCCAAGTGCAGAGAATGCGAAGCCTTCATGGTCAGCGGGACAGAGTGTGAAGAGGTGTGGCCTAGACTGGGGACCTAACACCGGGGACCTACACCACTGACCCAAGATCCCTACAGCCTTTTTGCTCTAGGACCTACCTTTGTCTGAAgatcatccttcctccctccctccctccgtctcagtgttcatttgtgtgtgtctgtgggggaggCAGGGTGTGCGTTAGTCTCATGGGTGTTAGAGGATAGTTtaaaggagtcatttctctccttcctccatgtgagcCCTGGGAGTCAGACTCAGGTCGTCAGGTTTggagcaagcatctttacctccTGAACCGACTCTTCGGTCTCTTAAGCATCCTCCACTCCCTAGCTTTCTTGCTGACCCCTGATAACCTTCCTGTCTCCAGCTGACCTCCTAACCCTGTGACCTCCCCCCTCCTCCAGTGCTTTTTGACCTGTCACAAGCGCTGCCTGGAGACCCTCCTCATCCTTTGTGGACACCGGCGGCTTCCGGCCCGGATGTCCCTCTTTGGGGTTGACTTCCTACAACTCCCCAGAGATTTCCCTGAGGAGGTGCCCTTTGTGATTACCAGATGCATAGCTGAGATCGAGCACCGTGCCCTGGGCTTGCAGGTAGACAACATCCTCATTCCTGATTGTCCCCACGAGTGACCTGTCCCCACTGATGGCCAGATCACAAGCCAGGTATCCCTTACCCTGCAGGGTATCTATAGGGTCAGCGGGTCTCGGGTACGTGTGGAGCGGCTGTGCCAGGCCTTTGAGAATGGCCGAGCACTGGTAGAGCTGTCCGGGAACTCTCCTCACGATATCACCAGCGTCCTCAAGCGATTTCTTCAGGAGGTAGGTGGCTCCAGGCCAGAGGTGGTGGGCAGAGCCATACAACCTCTGGTTGAGCACCCTCAGCAGCCCACCCACACTCCTGTCCCCACCAGCTCACTGATCCCGTGGTCCCCTTCCATTTGTACGACGCCTTCATCTCTCTGGCAAAGACCCTGCATGCAGCCCCTGGGGACGACCCTGagacccccagccccagccctgagaTTATTCGCTCGCTGAAGACCCTCTTGGTGCAGCTGCCTGACTCTAACTACAGTACCCTGCGACACCTGGTGGCCCATCTGTTCAGGTGTGCATGGGTCCCTAAGCTTGGAATCCTGGCCCTCTTTCCCTGAACATGTAACTGCTTACCTGTGTGGTTCATATTAACCTCTGACCTTTCATATTTCTTCTGAACTCTGAACTGTGGAGACCCGCACCTAACTTTAACACCGTGATCAGAGACTGTTTTGCTGTGGCCTGGCTAAGTCACCAGTCTATCTTACAGGTCCTACGCTTACCCTCCACTGAGGTTTCCAATTCCTGACTCTCCTCTCTACACACCCTCAGGGTAGCCGCTCGGTTTGAAGAAAACAAGATGTCTGCCAACAATTTGGGAATTGTATTTGGGCCTACACTGCTGCGGCCACCAGACGGACCCAGGGCCACCTGTGCCAGCCCTGCGGCCTGTCTGATGGACTCTGGTCACCAGGCTCAGCTGGTTGAGTTCCTCATTGTGCACTATGAGCAGATCTTCGGAATGGATGAGCTCCCTCTGGCCTCGGAGCCCCTGACCCAAGACCCTGGCTTGGCTCCTGCCCTCCTCGAatccagtccccagcacccagtcTCACTTCTTTCCCAAGACACACAGCCCCTGACCATAGCCTTGGATTCCAGGCCAGACCCCAAACACCACAGTGCCCTGGAGAAGTGCCCCGAGGTCACACCTCCTGAGGTAGGCATTGGCTTGCCCTGTAGATGTGGGGAGGGCCCTGTCTGTGTTTAATTCTCCTTCTTTTGCACTGGATATTGACACCATGGCTTGGTGTACATTAGGCATGCTCAGCACTACGTTACACCCCCAGCGCTCTCTTTACGTTTCTTttggatcttttaaaaattttttttattagatattttcttcatttacatttcaaatgctatcccaaatggcccctataccctcctccccaccctgctcccctgcccacccactcccacttcttggccctggccttcccctgtatggggcatataaagtttgcaagtccaaggggcctctcttcccaacgatggctgaacacgccatcttctgctacatatgccgctagagacacgagctctgggggtactagttagttcagttcatattgttgttccacctacagggttgcagcccccttcagtttgGATTTTTAAGAAACATTCATTCAGAGagtatgcaggcacacacatgtcacaGTGTGAGTGTGAAGGCCAGACGACAATCTGTCCTTTCACCCCCTGGATCCTggggaccaaattcaggtccttagaCCTAGTACCTCTAGCCACTGAACCAGACCAGATttcttttattgcattttaatatctttattgtgcgtgggagtgggagggggtcatgtgaaggccagagacaacttgtgagagtcatTTTCCTTTTGTCAGCCCCGAGAATTATTTGCCAAGCTTGGTGGGAGATGTCTTTACCTAtccagcctttttctttttttttttttttaaatcttgggaCAGAGTCTCCTTATATTGTCAGatttgccttgaactcactctgtaagcaagggtgactctcctgcctcagcctgttaAATAGCTGGGATGAtacacttgtctttttttttttttttttttttttcatgtacacTGGGGTTGTGTCTTGTGTATCtctgagggtatcagatcccctggagctggagttacagtttttgagctgccctgtgggtgctgggaattgaacccgggtcttctagaagagcagccagtattcttaaccattgaaccatctttctagccccaactTACTGACTTACTTGcctgtttattctgttttgttttttgttttttcaagacagggtttctctgtgtagccctagctgtcctggaactcactctgtagaccaggctggcctcgaactcagaaatctgcctgcttctgcctcccgagtgctgggattaaaggcgtgcgccaccactgggCAGCTATTCTGTTGTTTTATCTGACTTTGAGGTACGGTCTTTCTcggtgatcttcctgccttagtgcTTTGAGTGCTAGGGGTGCAGTTAGGGGTGCACCTCCTTTCTGAtcatctccctttctctgcaACATTGATCTGTTAGGCTCTGCATGGtgacgactttaatcccagcacttgggaggcagaggcaggtagatctctgggagtacaaagcctgcctggtctacagagtgagttccaggatacagagaaaccctgtcttgaaaaaccaactgagagaaacagagagagagagagagagagagagagagagagagaggtggagagagagagaaatatattttcttagtgTGTGGGAGTGCATGGATGCCATGACattatgaaggtcagaggtcgGTCTTCAAAATCAgctttctctctccactcttgCTTCTGCTGTGCCTCACACTCCAGGCCACCTGACCCTGAGCTGTCTGCTGAGTCTCCTGAGGGCTTTCCATCTTGCCAAAGAAGAGCTGATATTATGGTTATTAACCCCCCAATCTCTACggctttttaacttatttatttagtgggaGGGGACACACAACATAGGTGTggcggtcagaagacaacttgcaggggtcagttctctcagTCTACCTTGTACAGTCTGGAGAGCAAACGGCTATTGCCAAGTTCAGTGGCAGTTacctttacccacttagccatttccccagcccctgtgGGAGGTAAACACGGGTTTATAATAAATAGCTGTGCCAGCTCAGCACCGATTGTTAGAAGTATCAAGTACCAGGCCTTGCAGGTCCAGGAGCGAGCTAGGTAGATGCTCAAAGACCTCCCTCTTTTGGTGTCTGAATCCGAGAGGAAGAAGAGCAAAAATAATCATGAAGTTGGGCACATGCAACGTTCTGAGGTCCTgtgaagaaaggaagatagagTAAGGGCTGCCCATGGTGAGGACCCGAGGGGTTTGCAGCAGGAAATATAATATGGGCAAGTCTTTTGGGACAGGTGGATTTGAGCAAAGACTGGCATGGCATGGGGGCAAAATGAGGCATGGTCAAATCTGAGAAAAGCCGTACCAGGCAGTAGAATGGcccagtgcaaaggccctggggtgggAGCCATCTGCAGTCCTGTATTGTACTGCTTGGGtaagagaagcaggaaggagcCAAGAGCCAGCCTGCAGATGAGTCTCCATGGCAATGCACCCCTTGGTGAGGGGCTTTGGGTTTGCTTCTCAGCACTAGGAAAGAAGGGATGGCTCTGCTAGTCCCGTGAGCACAAGATGGCAGCAAATGAACACTGGCTATATGCAGATGGTGCGTTGAGATAGGATCACTCATTGAACTTGAAGCTGAACTGGCATGCCAAAGAGCTCCCAGgacccctgtccccaccccacaatATAGAAGTTACAAGCACCCAGACATGCTTGGCATTTTACAAGGATGCTAGAAATTTcagacttgggtcctcatgcttccaCAGTGAATCCTCTTAATTTACTGATCTTTTCTCCAGAAATCCCTAAACAGGGACTTTACTATTGGGAGTCACATTCTGGGTTTCTTCCTGCAGCTTGCAACTCTGCAGAGGGAccaaagggaggaggaggtggaagacaCCAGAGATGGGGCAGGGGATGGTGAGTGTCTAGAGAGCCCTCACTTCACCCCAGGGTTGCTCGGCTGGGAGCACATCCACAGAACTGGGGGATGCTGAGCACTTGCCGTCCCACAGGGTCCAGCCACCACCCTGAGGACTTGGCCCTGGGAGCACAATCCCGGGGCCACTTCAGCCGCCAGCCAGTGAAGTATTCCCGGGGAGGTGTGCGACCAGTTATTCATCAACTCTCCAGCCTGGCTCTGGTGGCCTCCAAGCTGTGTGAGGAGACTCCTGTCACTGTCTCAGCAGTGCACCGAGGTAGTTTGAGGGTACGAGGTTTGggccctgctgctgcctcccctgAAGGCAGCACCCTTCGCCGGAACCCTCTGCCCAAGCACTTTGAgatcactcaggagacagcccgGCTACTCTCCAAGCTGAACAGCGATGCTGTGTCCAGGACCACCTGTTGTGCTGACCCGGAGCCTGAGGAGTCTGAGGAGCACCTCTGACCACCTACCATCCTGAGGGACCCAGAACTGAATTGATGGTCCTATATGTCTCCCTACCTGACCCAACCTGGTGACCAAATCAATTCAGTGCGGTGTGGGGGAGAGATGGGGTTACCCGTGAGTTTGGGTTGAAGATTACCCACCTGTGGGAGTCCTAAAACACTTGGTTGAAGTGTCCCAATATCTCCCTGCCAGAGGAGATTTAAACAGCTAGGCAACACAGGTGCAGGTGTTTCGGGGTCAAGACTCAACAGTCTTTACAGGTCAGTAGATCCTTGGGATCTCTGACCTCTGAGATGGGTGTCTTGACTATTTCAGTCATAATGGCTCCTGGCCCTACACTTGCAGCCCTGACAGACTCCATGTTAGCAAGTGGCTAACAGGTGGCTGCAGCTCAGCCCTGCCGCCTTTTACTCCTTCCTtcggttgtttgtttgtttgtttgtttgtttagagccaagtctcattgtgtagctctggctggtctggagctcCCTTTGTGAGCCAcaaatcctctgcctcccaagtgagggCCAAATCTGTGTTCTTACAACCTCCAAATAAAGCCATATCCTGCTGCGGGCAGGAGGGCTGACTGCAATAATGCTTGCTGTAAAGCCCCACCTTTGTTGTATCTCCCAGAGCCActtagtgggaggagagaagccaTCCCTACAAATTGTCTGacctatgcacatgcacaaataaaagaaatttttaattaaaaaaaatccgcTGGGCGGTAGTGCCGCACACCTttatttaatcctagcactcaggaggtagaggcaggcagatctctgagttttatgtcagccaggtctacagagtgagttccaggacagccagggctacacagagaaaccctgttccagaaaaacaaaataaattaagataaatCTTGCCTGTTCTTGCACATTCGTCTTTGTGCTGGAATGCTGACAAAGAAGTCACCAGTAAGAACGGCGTCCTTTAACCCTTTATTGCTGGCCAGATGAGCGAACCAAGGCTTCTAAAACACACCCTTGGAAACCTACAGGCAATTAGTGTAAGGCCTGGAGCCCAAATGAGTCACTCAGGCCCTGCCAGAGCTCAGTGTCCCTGATCCGGTTCTACACAATCAAATACAACTCGGTGCAGATAATCGGGACAATGGGGCTGTGTGCTGCGAACCGGGGGAGGTCAGGGGAGGAGGCTGTTGCAGGCCCgagccagaggcaggctgggACGAGACCACGGGAAGCAAGGTAGTGCGACAGCAGTGGGGCGAGGGTCCAGCGGGGAGATTGACCTCGGCAGAGTGGGGCGGGGCTTGCAGCTCGGTAAAGGATTGGACAGAAACGGGGGCGCCTGCAGAGGCCCCCCGCTGTGGACCTTTTCAACTGCCAGGTGACTCAGCCCCAAAGGCGCGAAAGGGCAAGCACGTGAGATGTGCGGGGGCTGGAGTGGAAAGGGGGGCTGTGGGGAGGAGGTGGAATGACCACAGTTTCAGGAGATCACACTTCCGACGTGGGGGTGGGACTCTCCAGGGGGCGGGACACCCCCAAGGGCCAAGAGCTAGGGCAGGTGGGGGCGTGGTTTTGAGGCCCCGCCTCTCCCGCCTCCTCAGCCGGGGGCTCCAGGAACACCGAACGCTGCTGCGCCAGCGAGGGCCATGGGTCTCAGTCCTGCCTCAACCCATCGCGAGTCCGCCCCATCTGCCGCTTGACTGGAGGTCCAGGTAAGACCAACACCAACTGGTTTAGGGTGGGTGCAGGCTGCCGAAGAAAGCGGGGCGCGGCCCCCTCTTCTCCACCACCCTTCTCCTAGCCCAGGGTTGTCTGCGATACCCTCTTTTGTCCTGGAGGCCTTCTCGGCCCTCGGTCCCACCCAGGAATGGACTGCTTTCAGAGCTCCTGCGCGGAATCCTGCCTGTAACTCAACTTCTGGGCGGTCTCTGTCTACTCTGCTCGCGCTAAATCCCCTCCGTGCCTTGGCATTGCCCCCCGGGTGTTGACCACGGACCTCGCTGTGGTGTGCACACGCCCCCTGGCCTCTGCACTGTGCAAGGACCCTGGCACAAGTTTGATCTTAAGGCTAACCCCTGCAGCTCACGCCGCCTTTGTGCTGCCCCAGTCAACTCACCCACACCCATCGGAAGCCACAGGTGTCCAACCCGGTCACGGACTAGTGGCACGTGGCACTGAATTGCAATGTAGATGCATTTGCTCTGGGttcttaagattttaaaaaggcaaagaaagccGATCAGAGAACCGTTGTTTTAAATTGTTATGCCAGCATTCAGCAGAGGCTAGCGTATCTctatgattttgaggccagcgtggtctcacagcaagttctaggccagttggGATGCATCAAGAGACCCTGCATCATGAGTAGATAAATAGAAATTACTTTTTTCAGGTCACTTTGGCCTTCACCACAGATTTCTTGCACAGAGGGCCTCTGAGCCTGTAGGTTGCGCTCACCCAATCTTGATTCTAGTCTCTGGCCACGGCTTTGTTCAAATGCCCTTCCATCAGGGGACACCTGCACTGACCTGCCTTTCTGTATCCACAGGCGGCCATCATGGGCCAGTGCTACTACAATGAGACCATCGGCTTTTTCTATAATAACAGCGGCAAGGAGCTCAGCCTTCACTGGCGCCCC comes from the Mus pahari chromosome 19, PAHARI_EIJ_v1.1, whole genome shotgun sequence genome and includes:
- the Gmip gene encoding GEM-interacting protein; this translates as MDSAETELTPAPEGRKRYSDIFQSLDNLEISLGNVTFDPLAGDPVLREDLEPDKADTAPVVTEENSEASCWRDLSPEGCAPLTEEELDLRLIRTKGGVDAALEYAKAWSRYAKELLAWTDKRANYELEFAKSIMKLAEAGKASILQQSQMPLQYIYTLFLEHDLSLGALAMDTVAQQKRDYYQPLAAKRMEIEKWRKEFKEQWLKEQKRMNEAVQALRRSELQYIQRREDLRARSQGSPEDPPSQASPGSNKQQERRRRSREEAQAKAHEAEALYQACVREANTRQQDLETTKRRIVSHVRKLVLQGDEVLRRVTLGLFELRGAQAERGPRSFSALAECCVPFEPGQRYQEFVRTLQPGAPPPPSPAFCFQEFTAVMHSFPQDTKKKFSGPLPTRLEEDPSEPGPWEVASLGSQGITGSDVDSVGGGSESRSLDSPTSSPGAGARRLVKASSTGTESSDDFEERDPDLGDGMENGVGSPFRKWTLSTAAQTHRLRRLRGPAKCRECEAFMVSGTECEECFLTCHKRCLETLLILCGHRRLPARMSLFGVDFLQLPRDFPEEVPFVITRCIAEIEHRALGLQGIYRVSGSRVRVERLCQAFENGRALVELSGNSPHDITSVLKRFLQELTDPVVPFHLYDAFISLAKTLHAAPGDDPETPSPSPEIIRSLKTLLVQLPDSNYSTLRHLVAHLFRVAARFEENKMSANNLGIVFGPTLLRPPDGPRATCASPAACLMDSGHQAQLVEFLIVHYEQIFGMDELPLASEPLTQDPGLAPALLESSPQHPVSLLSQDTQPLTIALDSRPDPKHHSALEKCPEVTPPELATLQRDQREEEVEDTRDGAGDGSSHHPEDLALGAQSRGHFSRQPVKYSRGGVRPVIHQLSSLALVASKLCEETPVTVSAVHRGSLRVRGLGPAAASPEGSTLRRNPLPKHFEITQETARLLSKLNSDAVSRTTCCADPEPEESEEHL